GAGAACGCCTCCAAGCAGTAGCGGCAGGAAAATCGTTTTCCCGATAATGAAGATAGGTGAAAAAATTCCTTTGATGTCTAAAAAGTAACGGATAATAAGAATTGCGAGTAAAATACCAATACCGACTTGAAACCATAACTTCTTGATCAACTAATCATACAACTCCTTTCACACAACTAAACATGCGTTTTAAATAAGTATACGCTGTTATACGTCTAACGTCGAAGAAAGTTTCAAAATACTTACGATTATAAAAAGACCACCACTATTAGGCAGTCCCAATTATTATTCGACTTGACTTCAATTCCCGCCAACTCCCCGAATCTTCGTGCATACGTGTGCCTTCACCTTCTTCCTCACACCTAAAACATTACCCTTTTGTGGTAGTATTATAGACAACTCTAAATCTTTTTCAAAAATGCTGAAGGACTGAAATCAATGATGGCAAATACTAAATCCGTATCTAAAAGGAAGCTCTTTCTACTGATTAGTTTAGTGTTACTATTACTTACCGGCTTTCGAATTATTTGGATAATCCACTACAAAACACCCGTACATCCAATTGCGGAAAAAGGGGTAATTGATTTAAGGAATTATGAAGTGAATGACAAAAAAACACTTAAATTAGACGGGGAGTGGATATTTTATCCTAACCAGTTATTAACGCCTAACTTCAAGGAACCATCAGAAACTGATCAAGTACAGGATATTTCTCTACCGGGAAACTGGGATGAAGCCTCGATTGATGATACACCAGTGAATTATGGGACATACAAGTTAAAAATTCTACTTCCTAAGCAAGATAGTCAGTATTACGGCATACGTATCCAGGATATTTCGTCATCCGCTCGTATTTATGTAGATGGCGTGCTCATTAGCGAAATTGGTCAACCATCTACGTCTGCCAAGGACTACAAAAGTAAATTAGGTACATATAAAACCCTTTTTCATACAGATAACAAAGAGATAGACTTGGTAATTGAAGTCGCGAATTACGAAACACCGCATGTTGGCGGTATTACGAAATCTATCAATTTCGGTACTGGAAAAGCTATTGAACAATCGGTCAACTTTTCACAATTGCTACAGGTACTAGTCGCAAGTATTCTAATTGTACATAGTTTCTATGCTGGCGGTTTATATTTGGCCAGCAAAAACAAACCTCAAAAAGAACTTCTTTATTTTTCTTTACTACTGATATTTGCTGCTTTCTCAATACTCGTTGATGAAGATAAACTATTACTTGGTTTATTCCCCATTGATGCAAAATGGGCTTTTAAATTATTATACGTATCATTTGCCGGCACAGTCTATTTTGTTTTGAAGTTTATCAAACACGCTTTCACGATAAACAGTTCCCATTTTCGAGTGTTATTTACTTTGTATGGAATCTTAAGTGTTTCGTTGTTCATATTACCATTTCAGTACATTGAATTTGTCGGCAATAGTATCATGCTATTAAATGCATTTTCCTATTCATTTATCTTTGTACATGTGGTAAGACTTATAAAAAAAGGAAATACAGATGCTATTTTCATACTTCTTGCGAATGTTATTAATCTCTTTAATGTTTTATGGGGTATTGCAATTAATGCCAACATGATTGAGATTCCTTATTACCCGTTTGATTATCTACTAGCAATTGCAGCATTTTCCGGATTTTTATTTATACGCCATTTTCGTGTCATGAGTCTGAATGCGAAACAAACAATGGAGTTACAAAGAGCCGATAAGATGAAAGATGACTTTTTGGCCAATACTTCCCATGAGTTACGGAACCCACTTCACGGAATTATTAATATTACGGAAACGGTTTTGAATGATAAAGAAGCGTCACTAACAAAAAAGAATCAGGAAAACTTGGAGCTACTCGTTCGACTAGGTAAGCAGATGTCATTTACGCTTAATGACATTCTGGACATTACACGTCTAAAGGATCAACAGATTCGCCTAGATAAAAAAAGTGTGAAATTATATGCAGTGACTACGGGAGTACTGGATATGGTTCGCTATATGACGGTCGAGAAAAACTTACAGTTGAATGTAACAATCCCTTCATCATTCCCTGAAATAACTGCGGATAAGAACCGACTGATACAAATATTATTCAATTTGATCCATAATGCGGTTAAATTTACGGATGAGGGGATTATTACAATAAGTGCCACACACAATGCTGACATGGCAATGATCAGGGTCACGGATACTGGAATTGGGATGGATGAAAAGTTTCAACAGGTCATTTTCCAACCATATCGACAGGAGAATTCTAGTACAACATCCAATGGAAGCGGCATCGGACTAGGATTGAATATTTGTCGGCAATTGGTCGAATTACATGGCGGAGAAATTTTTGTTGAGTCTGTACTTGGCAAAGGTTCTATTTTCTCATTTACAATTCCATTAGCTGAGAAATCTAGCATAAAGTCTAATAGAGAAGTGGAAATTGCGGCCACCATGAGCCTCGATGAAACTTTGAGTCCAATGGAGGACAGTAAGCACCATCTGCATCAGGATGAATTAATGAAGATAGACTTGAAAAATCCAATGGTCTTAATTGTTGACGATAATCCAGTAAACCTTAGAATCTTAGGAAATCTACTGGCTACTGATTACAACATTGAGACGGCAACAAGTGCAGAAGAGGCCCTAACACATATTAATCGAGTCGAATGGGATCTAGTCATTTCTGATGTAATGATGCCAAAAATGTCCGGTTATGAATTAACAAAAACCATTCGCAAGCAATTCACCATTTCTGAATTACCCGTTTTACTATTAACTGCCCGGCATCAGGTTGAGGATATCTATACTGGATTCCTTGTAGGTGCCAATGATTATGTGTCAAAGCCAATGGATGCGATAGAATTGAAAGCGCGCGTAAAAGCTTTAACGACATTAAAGCAATCGATTAATGAGCAATTTCGATTGGAAGCTGCATGGCTTCAAGCCCAAATACAGCCGCATTTCTTATTTAACACTTTAAACACTATC
This DNA window, taken from Sporosarcina sp. 6E9, encodes the following:
- a CDS encoding ATP-binding protein, which produces MLLLLTGFRIIWIIHYKTPVHPIAEKGVIDLRNYEVNDKKTLKLDGEWIFYPNQLLTPNFKEPSETDQVQDISLPGNWDEASIDDTPVNYGTYKLKILLPKQDSQYYGIRIQDISSSARIYVDGVLISEIGQPSTSAKDYKSKLGTYKTLFHTDNKEIDLVIEVANYETPHVGGITKSINFGTGKAIEQSVNFSQLLQVLVASILIVHSFYAGGLYLASKNKPQKELLYFSLLLIFAAFSILVDEDKLLLGLFPIDAKWAFKLLYVSFAGTVYFVLKFIKHAFTINSSHFRVLFTLYGILSVSLFILPFQYIEFVGNSIMLLNAFSYSFIFVHVVRLIKKGNTDAIFILLANVINLFNVLWGIAINANMIEIPYYPFDYLLAIAAFSGFLFIRHFRVMSLNAKQTMELQRADKMKDDFLANTSHELRNPLHGIINITETVLNDKEASLTKKNQENLELLVRLGKQMSFTLNDILDITRLKDQQIRLDKKSVKLYAVTTGVLDMVRYMTVEKNLQLNVTIPSSFPEITADKNRLIQILFNLIHNAVKFTDEGIITISATHNADMAMIRVTDTGIGMDEKFQQVIFQPYRQENSSTTSNGSGIGLGLNICRQLVELHGGEIFVESVLGKGSIFSFTIPLAEKSSIKSNREVEIAATMSLDETLSPMEDSKHHLHQDELMKIDLKNPMVLIVDDNPVNLRILGNLLATDYNIETATSAEEALTHINRVEWDLVISDVMMPKMSGYELTKTIRKQFTISELPVLLLTARHQVEDIYTGFLVGANDYVSKPMDAIELKARVKALTTLKQSINEQFRLEAAWLQAQIQPHFLFNTLNTIAALGEIDTNRMRKLLDEFSNYLRRSFDTHNTESVIPLDHELDLIRSYLFIEKERFGEKLRVKWQLEDKLNFQIPPLSLQTIVENAVRHGVLKQRNGGTVCIQITSQKEYYELAITDDGVGMSQEKVLQILSEHPSHIGGVGISNTNRRLKKLYGNGLTIKSEVDSGTTVSFHIPK